The following coding sequences lie in one Bacteroidales bacterium genomic window:
- a CDS encoding thioredoxin family protein, whose translation MTNEIKIICPPFDCSKCRRLKKVVLQAIEMSGAEGNIEEIRKLSEILKFPTWIFPTLVVNGKVVARGYTPKVEKIMEYLKVEN comes from the coding sequence TTGACAAACGAAATAAAAATAATATGTCCGCCCTTCGATTGCAGCAAATGCCGCCGTTTGAAAAAAGTAGTTCTCCAGGCGATTGAAATGTCAGGGGCAGAAGGGAACATTGAAGAAATCCGAAAGCTTAGCGAGATTTTAAAATTCCCGACCTGGATTTTCCCTACCCTGGTTGTCAATGGAAAGGTGGTCGCCCGGGGGTACACTCCAAAGGTGGAGAAAATAATGGAATACCTGAAAGTCGAAAATTAA
- a CDS encoding sulfite exporter TauE/SafE family protein: protein MLYTIVFLIIAAASFVFAMLGLGGGMVYVPVLNWAGFDMVSVAIPLGLLLNGLNTALVLIPFTRKKMVDWKGGAVMAATALIASPLGAMTSEHLPVQTLKILFAAMVVAAALRTLWASRLAEPDKMMSIKKRSIIGFFVGGFAGFIGGMLGLGGGFIIAPILMMMGYKTKEAAATTAFVVTFSSFSGYLGHVSQGQMNWWLTAIVVVAVIIGSQLGGRYMTQKAKSKQVKIIYAVVLLLIAAKMVYGIIA from the coding sequence ATGCTTTACACCATCGTTTTTCTCATTATCGCCGCAGCCTCTTTCGTGTTTGCCATGCTGGGTTTGGGAGGCGGAATGGTGTATGTTCCGGTTTTGAACTGGGCAGGTTTCGATATGGTTTCGGTGGCAATTCCACTGGGGTTGCTACTGAATGGGTTGAATACGGCTCTGGTTTTAATACCCTTTACCCGAAAAAAAATGGTCGACTGGAAGGGGGGCGCAGTGATGGCTGCTACGGCTTTAATCGCATCTCCTTTAGGGGCAATGACCAGCGAACATCTCCCCGTTCAAACCCTCAAAATATTGTTTGCTGCAATGGTAGTCGCCGCAGCATTAAGAACTCTTTGGGCATCCAGGCTGGCTGAACCGGACAAAATGATGTCGATTAAAAAGCGTAGCATTATTGGTTTTTTTGTAGGTGGATTTGCCGGTTTTATTGGCGGCATGTTAGGCCTGGGCGGCGGTTTTATCATTGCTCCCATTCTGATGATGATGGGCTACAAGACCAAGGAAGCCGCAGCAACTACAGCTTTTGTGGTTACTTTTTCATCATTTTCGGGCTATCTCGGGCACGTTTCACAGGGACAAATGAACTGGTGGCTTACCGCTATTGTGGTGGTGGCAGTTATTATTGGCTCGCAATTAGGCGGACGGTATATGACCCAGAAAGCCAAATCGAAACAGGTGAAAATAATTTATGCTGTGGTGTTGTTATTGATTGCTGCCAAAATGGTGTACGGGATAATTGCTTAA
- a CDS encoding arsenate reductase ArsC, with translation MKILILCTGNSCRSQMAHGFLQSFDKKLDVRSAGTKPSERLNPTAVQVMAEIGIDISHHTSDSVDLYLDDEWDFVITVCDDANENCPAFTGKVKHRLHIGFDDPSHATGTPEFVQSEYYNVRDEIKDAFYEFYNEEIKPKV, from the coding sequence ATGAAAATCTTAATCCTGTGCACCGGCAACAGTTGCCGCAGCCAAATGGCTCATGGTTTTTTGCAGTCGTTCGATAAAAAACTAGATGTACGCTCTGCCGGAACAAAACCATCCGAAAGATTGAATCCCACAGCGGTACAGGTAATGGCTGAAATTGGCATCGACATCAGTCACCACACTTCCGATTCAGTGGATTTGTACCTTGATGATGAATGGGATTTCGTAATTACGGTTTGTGACGACGCCAACGAAAACTGCCCGGCTTTCACGGGGAAAGTGAAACACAGGCTGCATATTGGCTTCGACGACCCTTCCCATGCAACAGGAACCCCGGAATTTGTCCAAAGTGAATACTACAATGTGCGCGACGAAATTAAAGATGCGTTTTATGAATTTTATAATGAAGAGATAAAACCGAAAGTATGA
- a CDS encoding permease — translation MEVKKEIKILLWIAAVFVFVYFMPLENDRFTEALFSMFDLAKWYAQEHVILCLLPAFFIAGVISVFVSQGAVMKYFGAKAKKWVAYTVASVSGAVLAVCSCTILPLFSSIHKRGAGLGPAIAFLYSGPAINILAIILTARILGFEMGVARVVGAVLFAVVIGSIMSLIYRKEENAKRVEQMNFPDIPEKRPMWQTAFHFFTLVLILVFANWGKPGEGITSGTWFWIWANKWYITAGFGLLLIYSLIAILKIKWYWVALAALITAASAFLSSSPLIPMVVGIAGLSIVTLTDKKNPENKDWTISSWEFTKQIIPMLAIGVLIAGFLLGSTHDDTAMAGVIPNEWIANLVGGNSVFSNFFASVVGAFMYFATLTEVPILQGLLAAGMGKGPALALLLAGPSLSLPNMLVIRDVIGTQKTVVYVLLVVVMATITGLIYGAM, via the coding sequence ATGGAAGTTAAAAAAGAGATAAAAATACTGCTGTGGATTGCAGCAGTGTTTGTATTTGTTTATTTCATGCCACTCGAAAATGATCGTTTTACGGAAGCGCTGTTTTCGATGTTCGACCTTGCCAAATGGTATGCGCAGGAGCACGTTATTTTGTGTTTGCTTCCAGCATTCTTCATCGCTGGTGTAATCTCGGTTTTTGTGAGCCAGGGCGCCGTCATGAAATACTTTGGGGCAAAAGCAAAAAAATGGGTGGCCTATACCGTGGCATCTGTATCAGGAGCCGTATTGGCCGTTTGTAGTTGTACCATTCTTCCTTTGTTTTCGAGCATTCACAAAAGAGGAGCCGGCTTGGGGCCTGCCATCGCATTCCTGTATTCCGGTCCGGCTATCAACATTCTGGCAATCATCCTTACTGCCCGGATTTTAGGCTTTGAGATGGGTGTTGCACGAGTTGTGGGTGCTGTGTTATTTGCTGTTGTAATAGGCTCAATAATGTCATTAATTTACAGGAAGGAAGAAAATGCCAAACGGGTAGAACAGATGAATTTCCCCGATATCCCGGAAAAACGTCCGATGTGGCAAACAGCTTTTCATTTCTTTACCTTGGTGTTAATTCTTGTTTTTGCCAACTGGGGCAAGCCGGGCGAGGGTATTACAAGCGGCACATGGTTTTGGATCTGGGCCAACAAATGGTACATCACCGCTGGCTTCGGCTTGCTGTTGATCTATTCGCTTATCGCAATCCTAAAAATAAAATGGTATTGGGTAGCTTTAGCAGCTCTTATTACAGCAGCCTCCGCTTTCCTAAGTTCTTCTCCTCTGATACCAATGGTCGTCGGAATCGCAGGCCTTAGCATTGTTACGCTTACGGATAAGAAAAACCCGGAAAATAAAGACTGGACAATTTCTTCGTGGGAGTTCACAAAACAAATAATACCCATGCTGGCAATTGGCGTTTTGATTGCCGGCTTTTTGCTTGGTTCAACCCATGACGACACGGCAATGGCGGGGGTAATCCCTAACGAATGGATTGCAAATCTTGTGGGCGGAAACTCGGTGTTCTCTAATTTCTTCGCTTCCGTTGTGGGTGCTTTCATGTATTTTGCTACGCTCACCGAAGTTCCAATTTTGCAAGGATTACTTGCTGCCGGAATGGGCAAAGGTCCTGCGCTGGCCTTGCTTTTGGCCGGCCCATCGCTTTCACTTCCCAACATGCTGGTTATCCGTGACGTAATTGGGACACAAAAAACAGTAGTCTATGTGCTTCTTGTAGTAGTAATGGCAACGATTACGGGGTTGATTTATGGGGCAATGTAA
- a CDS encoding CpsB/CapC family capsule biosynthesis tyrosine phosphatase, protein MGIFANLFKGSGKASKADMSAIGTDMHSHLIPGIDDGSYNLETSIELIKGMQALGYKKLITTPHIQGEFYCNTPETIFPGLQRVKRELVRQQIHIELQAAAEYLIDDKFERKYKSGELLTFGQKHLLVEFSFFNEHPRWRDFFFDLQIAGYKIVLAHPERYSYFFRDFGKFEEIKDRGVLFQININSLTGYYSGEVKKMAERFIDAGMVDLAGSDLHNEHYLQALQQAVSNKYLRKLIDSGKLKNNTL, encoded by the coding sequence ATGGGGATTTTTGCAAATTTATTTAAAGGAAGTGGCAAGGCCTCCAAGGCTGACATGTCGGCCATCGGCACCGACATGCACTCGCATCTCATCCCCGGCATCGACGACGGCTCCTACAATCTGGAAACCTCCATCGAACTCATCAAAGGCATGCAGGCGCTGGGTTACAAAAAGCTGATCACCACGCCACACATCCAGGGCGAATTTTATTGCAACACACCGGAAACCATTTTCCCGGGTCTGCAGCGCGTGAAGCGTGAGTTGGTGCGGCAGCAAATTCACATCGAGTTGCAGGCTGCTGCCGAATATCTCATCGACGACAAGTTTGAGCGGAAATACAAATCGGGCGAGCTGCTCACCTTTGGCCAGAAGCATCTGCTGGTAGAGTTTTCGTTTTTCAATGAGCATCCGCGTTGGCGCGATTTCTTTTTTGATTTGCAAATTGCCGGGTACAAAATCGTCCTGGCGCACCCCGAGCGCTATTCCTATTTTTTCAGAGATTTCGGTAAATTTGAAGAGATCAAAGACCGTGGTGTGCTTTTCCAAATTAACATCAACTCGCTCACGGGTTACTATTCAGGGGAAGTAAAAAAGATGGCCGAACGTTTCATCGACGCAGGTATGGTCGATTTGGCTGGCAGCGATCTGCACAACGAACATTATCTTCAGGCTTTGCAACAAGCCGTTTCTAATAAATATTTGCGCAAGCTTATCGATTCCGGGAAGCTGAAAAATAATACACTTTAA
- a CDS encoding RtcB family protein, whose protein sequence is MIQKIITERIPIKLWLKDMEEGALQQAKDLANLSIAFRHIAIMPDAHVGYGMPIGGVMATKDAIVPNAVGVDIGCGMCSLRTNLEHMDEKRLKKVMSNIRKTIPVGFKHHAEKQDECWMPPVEGALPIVLQEYNSAMYQIGTLGGGNHFIEIQKGSDGYIWIMVHSGSRNLGYTVAEHYHQQAKEENKKHHEEVPQDLSYFLRGSEGYNNYFNEMNYCIQFALQNRQLMMERVKSAFEEVAPEVEFSKFINKPHNFAAWETHFDHEVIVHRKGATRAEEGEWGMIPGSQGTRSFLVKGKGNPLSFKSCSHGAGRVLSRSQARKKLDIKTESAKLEAMGVIHALRHKDDLDEAPGSYKDIEEVMALQADLVDIQVKLKPLAVIKA, encoded by the coding sequence ATGATACAAAAGATTATTACAGAACGGATTCCGATAAAATTGTGGCTCAAAGATATGGAAGAGGGCGCATTACAACAGGCAAAGGATTTGGCCAACCTCAGTATTGCCTTCAGGCACATCGCCATTATGCCCGACGCCCACGTGGGATATGGAATGCCCATAGGTGGGGTTATGGCTACCAAAGATGCTATTGTTCCCAATGCGGTGGGCGTGGATATTGGTTGCGGAATGTGCTCTTTACGAACCAATCTGGAACACATGGATGAGAAGAGATTGAAAAAGGTGATGAGCAATATCCGCAAAACCATTCCTGTAGGATTTAAGCATCATGCCGAAAAACAGGATGAGTGTTGGATGCCTCCGGTAGAGGGGGCGTTGCCAATTGTTTTGCAGGAATACAACAGCGCCATGTATCAGATAGGAACTTTGGGCGGAGGCAACCATTTTATAGAGATTCAAAAAGGTTCCGATGGCTACATCTGGATTATGGTGCACTCCGGTTCGCGGAATCTGGGCTATACAGTGGCCGAGCATTATCACCAGCAAGCCAAAGAGGAAAACAAAAAGCACCACGAAGAGGTGCCTCAGGACCTTTCGTACTTTTTGCGTGGATCAGAAGGGTACAATAATTATTTTAATGAGATGAATTACTGTATTCAGTTCGCTCTGCAAAATAGGCAATTGATGATGGAAAGAGTGAAAAGTGCTTTTGAGGAAGTTGCACCGGAGGTAGAATTCTCAAAGTTTATTAATAAACCACACAATTTCGCCGCCTGGGAAACCCATTTCGATCATGAAGTTATTGTACACCGGAAAGGCGCTACCCGTGCCGAAGAAGGTGAGTGGGGAATGATTCCAGGCTCTCAGGGAACCCGTTCGTTTCTGGTTAAGGGCAAAGGAAACCCGCTCTCTTTCAAGTCGTGTTCTCACGGGGCAGGACGGGTATTGAGCCGCAGCCAGGCCCGTAAGAAATTGGATATTAAAACAGAATCAGCAAAGCTGGAAGCGATGGGCGTAATTCACGCACTGCGTCACAAAGACGATTTGGACGAAGCGCCGGGATCCTACAAGGATATCGAAGAGGTGATGGCTCTGCAAGCCGACCTGGTGGATATTCAGGTGAAATTAAAGCCACTTGCTGTGATAAAGGCTTAA
- a CDS encoding ArsR family transcriptional regulator, with product MSMKSVATESQIRLARYAKAMGHPVRMYVLELLSKQSCCYSGDLSEELPIAKSTLSQHLKELKSSGLIQGEIELPKIRYCIHKENWKEAQQLFKGFLGL from the coding sequence ATGAGTATGAAATCAGTTGCAACAGAAAGCCAAATCAGACTTGCCCGTTACGCCAAAGCAATGGGGCATCCTGTGCGGATGTATGTTCTGGAATTGCTCTCAAAACAAAGTTGTTGCTACAGCGGTGATTTGAGTGAAGAGCTGCCCATTGCGAAATCTACTTTATCACAGCACCTTAAGGAGCTGAAGTCCTCCGGGCTGATTCAGGGGGAAATTGAATTACCCAAAATAAGGTACTGCATTCATAAAGAAAACTGGAAAGAAGCACAGCAGCTTTTTAAAGGTTTTTTGGGATTATAA
- a CDS encoding aromatic aminobenezylarsenical efflux permease ArsG family transporter, with the protein MEEALNNLLETSQFPILTAFILGLMTAISPCPLATNITAIGYISKDIESRRKVFTNGLIYTLGRAISYTVIGLIFFFGASRFALEGFFQAWGEKILGPLLIIIGLFMLGVLKLKIPGLGSLSEKMESKSNSGFWGVLLLGVVFALAFCPYSGVLYFGMLMPLTISSASGLYLPLVFAIATGIPVIIFAWLIAFSIGSIGNVYNKLKTFEVWFRRGVAILFIAVGTYYIFILFF; encoded by the coding sequence ATGGAGGAGGCACTCAACAACTTGTTGGAAACGTCACAGTTTCCGATACTCACAGCATTTATTCTGGGGCTTATGACTGCCATTAGTCCGTGTCCGTTGGCAACCAACATCACGGCCATCGGTTATATCAGCAAAGATATCGAAAGCCGGCGCAAGGTTTTTACCAACGGGCTGATTTATACGCTTGGGCGCGCCATCTCCTACACAGTCATTGGTTTAATCTTCTTTTTTGGCGCAAGCCGGTTTGCTCTGGAAGGATTTTTCCAGGCATGGGGCGAAAAGATCCTTGGCCCGCTTTTGATCATAATCGGATTGTTTATGCTTGGCGTATTAAAGCTCAAAATCCCCGGCTTGGGTTCTTTAAGCGAAAAAATGGAGAGCAAGTCGAATAGTGGCTTTTGGGGCGTACTTTTATTGGGAGTGGTTTTCGCTCTGGCATTTTGCCCTTACAGCGGTGTGCTCTATTTTGGAATGTTGATGCCCCTGACCATTAGCAGTGCAAGCGGTTTGTATCTGCCGTTGGTTTTTGCCATTGCCACAGGTATTCCGGTGATAATATTTGCCTGGCTCATTGCTTTTAGCATAGGTTCCATTGGTAACGTTTACAACAAACTAAAAACCTTTGAGGTGTGGTTCAGGCGCGGAGTAGCCATTCTGTTTATTGCAGTGGGGACGTACTACATCTTTATTCTTTTTTTCTAA
- the arsB gene encoding ACR3 family arsenite efflux transporter has protein sequence MTAKKRIGFFEKYLTIWVALCIVGGILIGSFAGETMLILSKMEIYKVNIPIAILIWLMIYPMMLQIDFSSIKNVGKRPKGLILTIVVNWLIKPFTMAFFAWIFFTKIYAAFISPELAGEYIAGAILLGAAPCTAMVFVWSYLSDGDPNYTLVQVSVNDLIILVAFVPIVGLLLGITNITIPYNTLIFSVIIYVVIPLVAGYLTSKTLIKKYGQEWFTGVLLPKLKPLSIFALLMTLVLLFAFQGPNITKNPLIILLVAVPLVIQTYFIFFITWFAGRKLKLPYAICSPSAMIGASNFFELAVAVAIALFGLQSPAALVTVVGVLVEVPVMLSLVALANKWKY, from the coding sequence ATGACCGCAAAGAAACGAATCGGATTTTTTGAAAAATACCTTACCATCTGGGTGGCATTGTGTATTGTTGGCGGAATTCTTATCGGATCATTTGCCGGTGAAACGATGCTGATCCTAAGCAAAATGGAAATTTACAAGGTGAATATCCCCATTGCGATTTTAATCTGGCTGATGATTTATCCCATGATGCTGCAAATTGATTTTTCGAGTATCAAAAATGTGGGGAAACGCCCGAAAGGATTAATCCTGACCATTGTTGTGAATTGGCTGATAAAGCCTTTTACGATGGCGTTTTTTGCATGGATTTTCTTTACGAAGATTTACGCGGCATTTATTTCACCCGAATTGGCAGGCGAATATATTGCAGGAGCTATTTTGTTAGGCGCAGCGCCATGTACCGCTATGGTTTTTGTGTGGAGTTACCTTTCCGACGGTGATCCAAATTATACATTGGTTCAGGTTTCAGTGAACGACCTGATAATCCTTGTGGCATTTGTTCCGATTGTTGGACTTTTGTTAGGGATTACCAATATCACCATCCCTTACAACACGCTAATTTTCAGTGTGATTATTTATGTGGTAATACCTTTGGTAGCCGGCTACCTGACAAGTAAAACGCTGATAAAAAAGTACGGGCAGGAATGGTTTACCGGGGTTTTACTTCCAAAACTCAAACCTTTAAGCATCTTTGCCCTGCTGATGACCCTGGTTCTTTTATTTGCTTTTCAAGGGCCAAACATCACCAAGAACCCGCTCATCATTTTATTGGTAGCCGTCCCGTTGGTCATTCAAACCTATTTTATCTTTTTTATCACATGGTTTGCCGGCAGAAAATTAAAATTACCCTACGCTATCTGCTCGCCATCAGCCATGATTGGCGCAAGCAACTTCTTTGAATTGGCCGTGGCCGTTGCCATTGCATTGTTCGGTCTGCAATCACCTGCTGCATTGGTTACCGTTGTTGGCGTGTTGGTTGAAGTACCGGTGATGCTTTCGCTGGTGGCCCTGGCAAACAAGTGGAAATACTAA
- a CDS encoding nitrophenyl compound nitroreductase subunit ArsF family protein — protein sequence MKKIISSLSFILFVGIAMVSAQNADRVKAAQPTDKKVTAADQKANSQVQVYYFHATRRCATCQAVESVTEKTIKENYGEKVSFESINNEEDKDNPLIEKYEISGQTLLVIKGDQKADLTNEAFLNARTSPAKFEKKLKAAIDKLL from the coding sequence ATGAAAAAAATCATCAGTAGTTTAAGTTTTATCCTCTTTGTAGGAATAGCAATGGTTTCTGCACAAAACGCTGATCGCGTAAAAGCTGCTCAGCCAACGGATAAAAAGGTAACAGCAGCTGATCAAAAGGCCAATAGCCAGGTGCAGGTTTACTATTTTCATGCTACACGCCGCTGCGCCACTTGTCAGGCAGTAGAATCAGTTACCGAAAAAACCATCAAAGAAAATTATGGTGAGAAGGTAAGTTTCGAGTCGATTAACAACGAAGAAGATAAAGACAATCCCCTCATCGAAAAGTATGAAATCAGTGGGCAAACCCTTTTAGTCATCAAGGGCGATCAAAAAGCGGATCTGACCAATGAGGCTTTTCTGAATGCTCGTACCAGTCCCGCTAAGTTTGAAAAGAAACTGAAAGCCGCCATCGACAAGCTGTTGTAA
- a CDS encoding S8 family serine peptidase, whose amino-acid sequence MKMSIFTSFIILLFTIPVFGQLAEPTNRIIVKLKNDRIPENYAGEKSLTGSSKIDNLCIDLNAVKIQKLITGRKITNQSFVVQFPEGAGIQQVIDEFYATGDIEYAEPDFKGSTGGAATGSPNDPFYSRQWSLKNDGTFPLSPAVAGADIDMELAWEIQQGDSNIVVAIIDSGVKLDHPDLAGRIWTNYNEIPDNGIDDDGNGYIDDVQGWDWAYNDNLPIDDFGHGTNVAGIVGANANNEIGYAGVDWNCKIMALKALTSDNFGYYSWWAGAIYYAVDNGAHVINMSLGGEEFSATFQEAVDYALDNNVVVVACMMNTNSNTTFYPAGFPGVIAVGATNPNDERAHPFYWSATSGSNYGEHISVIAPGNFIYGLHYLSNTNYNTYWGGTSQGTPHVAALAALLLAQDNSRTPAQIKSIIELSAEDQVGDPAEDTPGWDQYYGHGRINAYIALLNVGVNEVRTDVEKISVFPNPAQREFTITFPAETQQIEIINLQGQVVLQKKTFGETSYSDHLSVNGTYIIRITTDKNTIAKKFVVNR is encoded by the coding sequence ATGAAAATGAGCATATTTACATCCTTTATTATTTTGTTGTTCACTATTCCGGTTTTCGGGCAGTTGGCTGAGCCAACAAACAGAATCATTGTGAAATTAAAAAACGACAGGATTCCTGAAAATTATGCCGGAGAAAAATCACTAACCGGAAGTAGTAAAATCGACAACCTTTGCATCGATTTGAATGCTGTCAAAATTCAAAAACTTATTACAGGCCGGAAAATAACCAACCAAAGCTTTGTGGTTCAATTCCCGGAAGGGGCAGGCATTCAGCAAGTAATTGATGAATTTTACGCTACCGGCGACATCGAATATGCTGAGCCCGACTTCAAAGGTTCGACGGGTGGCGCGGCTACTGGTTCACCGAACGATCCATTTTATTCACGACAATGGTCATTGAAAAACGATGGGACTTTTCCATTATCACCTGCCGTGGCCGGAGCTGATATTGATATGGAACTCGCCTGGGAAATCCAGCAGGGCGACAGCAATATTGTGGTTGCCATCATTGATAGCGGAGTAAAATTGGATCATCCTGATCTGGCCGGAAGAATCTGGACAAATTATAACGAAATACCCGACAATGGGATCGATGATGATGGCAATGGCTACATCGACGACGTGCAGGGTTGGGATTGGGCTTATAACGATAATCTGCCAATAGACGACTTTGGGCACGGAACCAACGTGGCGGGGATTGTTGGTGCCAACGCAAATAACGAAATTGGCTACGCCGGTGTCGATTGGAACTGCAAAATCATGGCTTTGAAAGCTCTTACCAGTGACAATTTTGGCTATTACTCGTGGTGGGCTGGAGCGATTTATTATGCTGTCGATAACGGAGCACATGTAATCAACATGTCGTTGGGCGGAGAAGAATTTTCCGCTACTTTTCAGGAGGCAGTGGATTACGCTTTGGACAATAATGTGGTGGTGGTAGCATGTATGATGAATACCAATTCGAATACAACCTTTTATCCTGCCGGGTTCCCGGGGGTAATTGCGGTAGGTGCAACCAACCCGAACGACGAAAGAGCGCATCCATTTTATTGGAGCGCTACCAGCGGTAGCAATTACGGCGAACATATCTCGGTGATTGCGCCCGGCAACTTTATTTATGGGTTGCACTATTTATCCAACACCAATTACAATACCTATTGGGGCGGGACTTCCCAGGGCACACCCCATGTGGCAGCGCTTGCCGCCTTGCTTTTGGCGCAGGATAACAGCAGGACGCCGGCGCAGATAAAATCAATCATCGAATTATCGGCTGAAGATCAGGTGGGAGACCCCGCCGAAGACACTCCCGGCTGGGACCAATATTACGGTCATGGCCGGATAAATGCCTACATCGCCCTGCTGAATGTTGGTGTAAACGAGGTGCGCACTGATGTGGAAAAGATATCTGTTTTCCCTAACCCCGCACAGCGCGAATTCACGATAACTTTCCCTGCGGAAACACAGCAGATTGAAATTATAAATTTACAAGGACAAGTTGTTTTGCAAAAGAAAACCTTTGGCGAAACCAGTTACAGCGATCACCTTTCCGTTAATGGAACCTACATCATTCGTATCACCACCGATAAAAATACAATAGCGAAAAAATTTGTGGTGAACCGATAG
- a CDS encoding thioredoxin family protein, producing MEIKVLGTGCTKCKSLEQATREAIAKTGVEANVTKVEDILEIMQYGIMSTPALVVDGQIVVKGRVPSVDEISKILTK from the coding sequence ATGGAAATCAAAGTTTTGGGTACCGGATGTACAAAATGCAAATCACTCGAACAAGCCACCCGCGAAGCCATCGCCAAAACCGGTGTGGAGGCCAACGTGACAAAAGTGGAAGATATCCTTGAAATTATGCAGTATGGCATAATGTCAACGCCTGCTTTAGTGGTCGACGGCCAAATTGTGGTGAAAGGTAGAGTTCCGTCAGTTGATGAAATCTCTAAAATATTAACCAAATAA
- a CDS encoding FmdE family protein: MSTQKFQVPDWAYEFHGHQCPFMPIGYRMATVAMEKLGIERCKDHEMHVLSEMGVGHPQGCMQDGIMSATSATFGKGMMEKLHYGKIAATFWYPDKGGVRIFLKNEFQDKLAPHEFFTYRKKGVEPSQIPAEVNQDIIDIVLNASVDKLFTIEMLPGFVYKPVKGTFAKAKCEVCGEYTFERYLRVKEDKKVCIPCSGQEPAEHVFYRPIAENR, from the coding sequence ATGAGTACACAAAAATTTCAAGTACCGGACTGGGCATATGAATTTCACGGGCACCAATGTCCTTTTATGCCCATTGGATACCGCATGGCCACCGTGGCTATGGAAAAATTAGGTATCGAACGTTGCAAAGACCACGAAATGCACGTTTTGTCAGAAATGGGCGTGGGGCATCCACAGGGATGTATGCAGGATGGAATCATGTCTGCCACTTCTGCCACCTTTGGCAAAGGGATGATGGAAAAATTACATTATGGTAAAATAGCCGCTACCTTCTGGTATCCCGATAAAGGAGGCGTAAGGATTTTCCTGAAAAACGAATTTCAGGATAAATTAGCGCCACATGAGTTTTTTACTTATCGCAAAAAAGGTGTAGAGCCTTCGCAAATACCAGCCGAAGTTAATCAGGATATTATCGACATTGTTTTAAATGCATCCGTTGACAAGTTATTCACCATTGAGATGTTGCCCGGTTTTGTTTACAAACCGGTGAAAGGCACCTTCGCCAAAGCCAAATGCGAAGTTTGTGGCGAATATACTTTTGAGCGCTACCTAAGGGTAAAAGAGGACAAAAAGGTTTGTATCCCCTGTTCGGGACAGGAACCGGCGGAACATGTTTTTTATCGCCCGATAGCAGAAAATAGGTGA